One genomic window of Aethina tumida isolate Nest 87 chromosome 3, icAetTumi1.1, whole genome shotgun sequence includes the following:
- the LOC109608617 gene encoding alpha-tubulin N-acetyltransferase 1, producing MQFEFNLNNIFREPITVIMENMLPSNFNGGENETLNVTHVINQIVHLMDLASAKAQGLVTARPSTSKVKSTNKFIYFMVDKSANGDKGALIGMLKTGDAPLCLCNKRGECVQVKARCVLDFFVIESYQRAGFGRSLFQYMLAYEELDPEGIAFEKPTSQLLEFLGKHYDLKKRIKQDNKFVIFDGFFDRNVMMQCNKQFTKQLPRTASRSYVDPCVAKVNGTFLYGEIPEPESKFKRAIQRVKPKPFDADALNDQMLRRRVIRTAAQKRCVQSARPSSEGTRKQQEILKKSTPRTTRSAGISRRPGSARPIQNQDPETAKEPFLAKRVLHREDDPVCASDVFMPRRVLHKDDDPIKPVQNDWYKTFDRYKGQ from the coding sequence ATGCAGTTCGAATTTAACCTCAACAACATATTCAGGGAACCGATAACGGTCATCATGGAGAACATGTTGCCGTCTAACTTCAATGGTGGCGAAAACGAAACGCTGAACGTCACCCACGTTATCAATCAGATCGTGCATCTAATGGATTTGGCGTCTGCCAAGGCGCAGGGTTTGGTAACAGCCCGACCGTCGACTTCGAAAGTGAAGAgcacaaacaaatttatctaCTTCATGGTGGATAAAAGCGCGAACGGTGACAAAGGCGCCCTGATAGGGATGCTGAAAACTGGCGACGCTCCGCTTTGTTTATGTAACAAGAGGGGCGAGTGCGTGCAAGTGAAAGCCAGATGCGTGTTGGATTTCTTCGTGATCGAATCTTACCAAAGGGCCGGTTTCGGCAGGTCGTTGTTCCAGTACATGCTGGCCTATGAAGAACTCGACCCTGAGGGAATCGCCTTCGAGAAACCTACCAGTCAACTGCTGGAATTCTTAGGAAAGCACTACGACTTGAAGAAACGAATCAAACAGGACAACAAATTCGTGATATTCGACGGGTTCTTCGACAGGAACGTCATGATGCAATGTAACAAACAATTCACCAAACAATTACCAAGAACTGCGTCCAGATCCTACGTGGACCCCTGCGTTGCAAAAGTAAACGGTACGTTTCTATACGGGGAAATACCTGAACCGGAATCCAAATTCAAACGTGCAATTCAACGAGTAAAACCCAAACCGTTCGACGCGGACGCCTTAAACGATCAAATGTTGAGACGCAGAGTCATCCGCACCGCCGCACAGAAACGTTGCGTCCAGTCTGCACGACCGTCGAGCGAGGGGACGAGAAAGCAACAGGAGATCCTTAAGAAAAGCACTCCGAGAACTACCAGAAGCGCCGGAATATCCAGACGTCCGGGTAGTGCAAGGCCGATTCAGAATCAGGATCCGGAGACGGCGAAGGAGCCGTTTTTGGCGAAACGGGTGTTGCACAGGGAGGACGATCCGGTGTGCGCCAGCGATGTTTTTATGCCGCGACGTGTCCTGCATAAGGACGATGATCCTATTAAGCCGGTACAGAATGATTGGTATAAAACGTTTGATAGGTACAAAGGTCAGTAG